In the genome of Triticum urartu cultivar G1812 chromosome 5, Tu2.1, whole genome shotgun sequence, one region contains:
- the LOC125555543 gene encoding uncharacterized protein LOC125555543, which produces MSKRQHSHLDGDRTEKRPRRAPKKHLYLVLDDWDTGFSIYKVDADTLQDTTCTSDVQFGFPDPPVLRFPVPVRHLGMSFTPFGNSIFIATNPHCPQTPILVYDTKIAGIIIGPSVPRSLLGGIDISVAGSDTLYASTSRHAGEQHSFEAMSWAATGSDELHNPRPAMDWSWKRVPSPPPFAMDDIISSYALHPDGHTIFMSAHDSLYQHVPKGTFSFDTKRSEWRWHGEWALPFQGQGYYDSELDAWVGLRKDGYICACEVASRSRESAVQPYCKIAKEKLFLKVLERRMAATRATLAYMGNSNFCLVDCVQREGVEPTCIADCCVLHMSTFGLKYDHRGELQTTRHRSNSCVVSKHILSFFPVVFWM; this is translated from the coding sequence ATGTCCAAGCGTCAGCACTCGCACCTCGACGGCGACCGCACCGAAAAAAGGCCACGGCGTGCGCCGAAGAAGCACCTCTACCTAGTGCTGGATGATTGGGACACGGGCTTCAGCATCTACAAGGTTGATGCCGACACTTTGCAAGATACTACCTGCACCAGCGATGTGCAGTTTGGGTTCCCTGACCCTCCCGTCCTCCGGTTTCCCGTGCCAGTACGCCATCTTGGCATGAGCTTCACGCCCTTTGGAAACAGCATCTTCATCGCCACCAACCCACACTGTCCACAGACTCCCATCCTCGTATATGATACCAAGATAGCGGGAATCATAATCGGGCCAAGCGTACCACGTTCACTGCTTGGTGGCATTGACATCTCTGTGGCCGGCAGTGATACATTGTATGCATCGACATCTCGCCATGCCGGCGAGCAGCACTCTTTTGAGGCCATGTCATGGGCAGCCACGGGAAGCGATGAGCTCCACAATCCACGGCCAGCCATGGACTGGTCCTGGAAAAGGGTGCCATCGCCACCGCCATTTGCCATGGATGATATAATTTCCTCTTACGCGCTGCACCCGGACGGGCACACCATATTCATGTCTGCACACGACAGTCTTTATCAACATGTTCCAAAGGGTACCTTCTCATTCGACACCAAGCGTTCCGAGTGGAGGTGGCATGGGGAATGGGCTCTGCCTTTCCAAGGGCAAGGCTACTACGACAGCGAGCTAGACGCATGGGTCGGGCTCCGTAAAGACGGGTACATTTGTGCCTGTGAAGTCGCCTCCCGCAGCCGTGAAAGTGCTGTGCAGCCATATTGTAAGATTGCGAAGGAGAAGTTGTTCCTCAAAGTCCTGGAGCGGCGGATGGCAGCAACAAGGGCCACTCTCGCGTACATGGGCAACAGCAACTTTTGCCTTGTCGATTGTGTGCAGCGCGAGGGAGTGGAGCCTACATGCATCGCCGATTGTTGCGTGCTCCATATGAGCACGTTTGGGCTTAAGTATGATCACAGGGGAGAGCTGCAAACCACGCGCCACCGCTCTAACTCTTGTGTAGTGTCTAAGCATATCCTGTCCTTTTTTCCTGTAGTGTTCTGGATGTAA